The window TCTTGGGGGTGCGGGCGGTCATTGCCGAGAGTTACGAACGGATCCACCGGTCCAACCTGGTCGGCATGGGCCTTTTGCCGCTGCAGTTCCTCCCCGGAGAAACCCGGGACACCCTGGGCCTGACCGGACGGGAGACTTTCGACATCGAAGGCCTGACCGCCGGATTGACACCAAAAAAGAAAATCACCGTGAACATCCGACGGGAGGACGGGACCGTCCGCTCCTTCGACACCATCGCCCGGGCCGACACCCCGGTGGAAATCGACTACCTCGCCCACGGCGGCGTGCTGCCGGCCGTGCTGCGACAGATCATCGCCCGCGAATGAACCCCCGGGAATGGCTGTGGCAAAAGAGCGTTCTTTTCCTTTTGCGACGCTACCCGTTGCCCCGCGACATCATCCGGCGGGCCTTCCGGTCCTTTGGCCCCCGCACCGCCCTCGTCTCGTCCCGCGGCGTCCTGACGTTCGACGAATTGGCCGACCGGGTTCGCCGGTGGTGTGGTCTATTGGCCGAATGGGGGGTGGGGCCCTCCAGCCGGGTGTTCGTTCAACTGAAAGACGACGGGGAGTTCATCGAAATTGATTTGGCCTTGTATTTGACGGGAGCCGTGGTTACGTTTTTTCACGAAGCCACCCCGCCCGCGTTCGTGGCCGGCGCGGCGCGGGTGTTTCATCCGGTGCTGTTCCTGCACGACCCGGCCACCGGGTCCGCCGCGGCGGAAGCCTTGGCCGCCGTCGATTCCGCGGCGCGGCGCGTGCCGGTGGACGCCGCCTTGCGAGCGCGGGTGGACGCCGCCCCCGCGCTCGACCCCACCCCCGCTCTTCGGCCCGAGGACATCTGCGGTATGGGGTTCACCTCCGGGACAAGCGGGCTCCCCAAATGCCTCCCCGTGGCCCAGGGGTCGCCCGTCCGAAGCCTCCGGCTTCTCATCCCCCATTTAAAAATTTCGGCGGCCCGCCCCGGCACGTTGCTTTCGGGCATTCCCCTGATCGGCGCCGGCAGCGGGCTCATCTTTCCCTGGCTGACGACCGGCGGCTGCTTGGCCCTCTGCCCACAGCACGACATCGACAGCGTGGTCGCGACCATTCGCCAAACCAAAGCCACCCGGTTGTTTTTGACCCCCAGCCAACTCATCGACCTGCTCGACCTCCCCCCCGAGCGGTTGGACTTTATGGTCCGGGTGGTTCAAATCATTTACGGCACGGCGCCCATGCCCGCCGCCAAACTGGAGGAAGCCGTGCGTCGGTTCGGGCCCCTCTTTCAACAGGGCTACGGAATGGCCGAGGTGCTCCCGCCGGTGACGTTTCTCCCGATGGAGGACCACGCCCGCGGCGGCCGGCCGGCGCCCCGGTCGGTTTTGTCATCGGTGGGCCGCGTGGTCAAAGGGGTCGAGGTCAAAATTAAAGACGAAAACGGCCGGCCCTTGCCCGTGGGGGACACCGGACTGGTGTGGGTGAAAAGCCCGACCCTGTTCACGGGGTATTGGGACAGGGAGGACTTGAACGCGCGGGTCTTGGTGGACGGATTTTTGCGCACCGGCGATTACGGTTTCTTCGACGACGAGGGCTATCTCCACATTTTGGATCGGGAGCAGGACGTGATCGACCGCCACGGCCAGAAACTCTTCCCCCGCGTGGTCGAGGAAACCGCCCACGATCACCCGGCCGTCAAAGAGGCCGCGTTCGTGTTGAACAAAAACACCGGGCGATTGACGCTCGTGCTGTCGCTCCGACGGGGTTTTCGGGAACAACCCCGCGCCCCCCTGGCGCGCGATATTCTGGAGTTTGTCCGCTCCCGCGTCGCCGCGTGGCAGAGGCCCGAGGACGCGCGCGTGCTCGATGAATTGCCCCGGAGCTTCCTTGCCAAAATGCTGCGCCGCGACGTCCGGGAATTCGTCGAAAAGAACCCCGACATCGGCCCGTGACACCCCCGAAACCCGTTTCCCGGTGGTCCATGGGGGTGGTCGCACTCGCCAACATGGGGGCGGTGGGGCTCATCGGGGCCATGAACATCCACCTGCTCTTCTTTTACACCGATGTCCTCGGCATAGCGCCCTACATCATGAACACCGCCCTCATGATCAGCCAACTTTGGGACATCGTGAACGACCCCCTCGCCGGCCATTTAACCGACATCACACGCTCCCGGTGGGGGCGCCGCCGAATTTATCTGTTGATCGGCGCCTTGCCCTTGGGGGTGACCTGCGCGCTCCTGTGGTGGGCCCCGGCCGGACTCGCGGAATGGAAATTGTTCGCCTGGATTCTTTTCGCCTATCTTCTCTTCGACACGTTTTTTACACTGACGATGGTGGCCCTCAACAGCTTGGTGGCGGCGCTCTCCACGGATTACGACGAACGGTCCACCCTGGCGGCCTGGGCCTCGGTGGGGGCGCTGATCGGTTATTTTTTGGGCGCGGCGGGTGTGCCCGCCGTCGCCCATTGGTGGGGCAACGCCCGCACGGGTTTCGCCGGGGCCGGTGTGGCCTTGGGGGTCCTCGCCACGGTGGGGATGTTGGCCGCGGGGGTTCTCCTGCGCGAGCCCCCCGTCGTCGTCCCCCGCGAAAAAATGAGCCTCAAAACCCTGCTCCTCCCGCTACGAAACAAACCGTTTCGCTCGGTTCTGGCCGGGACCTCGGTCGCGCGGTTGGCTTTTACGTTCATGACCGCCGGTATGCCTTATTTCGTCGTGCATTGGATGAAAGACCCCGGAGGCGTTCCAAAAGCCATGGGATTCGTCATGGCCATGGTCGGACTCTTTATCCCCTTTTGGCGCTGGGTGATCGGCCGCTGGGACAAGGGACGGGCCTACGCCGCGGGACTTTCGGTGACCGGGCTGGCCATGGCCAGTCTCTGGTTGACACCGCGGGGCGGTGGGGCGGCCGCCTGGATCTCGTTGAGCGTGGTCGGCATGGGGCTCGCCGCCCACTGGGTCGCGCCCACCGCGCTGCTGCCCGACGCCATCGACTGGGACGAACACCATTCGGGCCAGCGGCGGGACGGAATCCATTTCGGACTCTTTGGCCTTATCGACAAAATCGCGCGGACCCTGGGGGTTTTGCTGTTGGGTTGGGGGCTCGCGGCGGTCGGCTACCGGGGCGGGACCCCTTCGGAGGCCGCCTTGACGGGATTTCGCGCGCTTTTTGGTCCGGGCATGGGCCTTCTCCTCCTCATCGCGGCCGGCTTCATGGCGCGTTACCCTCTCGACCGCCTCGCGCACCAGCGCCTGCGGGACGCCATGAGGACACGTCAATCCGGTTTTCCCCCAATTGAGCCTTGACAAGCCGATCTTCCCCCCCTATCCTTTTCGAGACTCTGAATCGTTTGTTGTTCAACCGCGTGGAGGACAGACAACTTATGAAAACAATCGAAACAAGGATCGGTTCCCTTGGTCGAGTCAGCGCGTGGGCCCTGGTCGTGGCGATATCCGCCGCCGCCCCCGCCCGCGCCATCGAACTCAGCCGGGGCGACGTGGAGTTGAACATCGATTCCACCCTTTCGTTCGGCACCATTTGGCGCACCGCCGAACAGGACCAAAACCTCATCGCCAACAACCCCACCGGGAACGAGGGCGATAAGAACTACAAACGCGGGCCGGTCGCCAGCACGGTCAAGGGCACCCACGAAATCGCCCTCGGCTACAAAAGTGTCGGCGCCTTCGTCCGATTCTCCGAGTACCACGACTTTTTAAACGCCGATCGCAAAAAATCGGCCACCAACCTCACCCCGGAGGTGCGCGACGAAATCGGCAAAGACATCGAACTCTTTGACGCCTACGCCCACGGCACCTTCAATATAGGGGAACGGGCCCTTTCCATGAAGTTGGGCAACCAAGTGGTCAACTGGGGCGAAGCCCTCTTTTTCCAAGGCGGCATCGCCTCCGCCAACGGGTTCGACCTGCGGAACCTCCGGCAACCCGGTTCCGAAATCAAGGAAGCCATGCTTCCCACGCCGATGGCGTGGTTGTCGCTGGGCCTGCTGAAGGGCATGAACGTCGAAGGGTTTTACAACACCCAGTTCAAGAAAACCCAGCTGGAAGCCTCGGGCACCTT of the Elusimicrobiota bacterium genome contains:
- a CDS encoding acyl--CoA ligase, whose translation is MNPREWLWQKSVLFLLRRYPLPRDIIRRAFRSFGPRTALVSSRGVLTFDELADRVRRWCGLLAEWGVGPSSRVFVQLKDDGEFIEIDLALYLTGAVVTFFHEATPPAFVAGAARVFHPVLFLHDPATGSAAAEALAAVDSAARRVPVDAALRARVDAAPALDPTPALRPEDICGMGFTSGTSGLPKCLPVAQGSPVRSLRLLIPHLKISAARPGTLLSGIPLIGAGSGLIFPWLTTGGCLALCPQHDIDSVVATIRQTKATRLFLTPSQLIDLLDLPPERLDFMVRVVQIIYGTAPMPAAKLEEAVRRFGPLFQQGYGMAEVLPPVTFLPMEDHARGGRPAPRSVLSSVGRVVKGVEVKIKDENGRPLPVGDTGLVWVKSPTLFTGYWDREDLNARVLVDGFLRTGDYGFFDDEGYLHILDREQDVIDRHGQKLFPRVVEETAHDHPAVKEAAFVLNKNTGRLTLVLSLRRGFREQPRAPLARDILEFVRSRVAAWQRPEDARVLDELPRSFLAKMLRRDVREFVEKNPDIGP
- a CDS encoding MFS transporter, with protein sequence MTPPKPVSRWSMGVVALANMGAVGLIGAMNIHLLFFYTDVLGIAPYIMNTALMISQLWDIVNDPLAGHLTDITRSRWGRRRIYLLIGALPLGVTCALLWWAPAGLAEWKLFAWILFAYLLFDTFFTLTMVALNSLVAALSTDYDERSTLAAWASVGALIGYFLGAAGVPAVAHWWGNARTGFAGAGVALGVLATVGMLAAGVLLREPPVVVPREKMSLKTLLLPLRNKPFRSVLAGTSVARLAFTFMTAGMPYFVVHWMKDPGGVPKAMGFVMAMVGLFIPFWRWVIGRWDKGRAYAAGLSVTGLAMASLWLTPRGGGAAAWISLSVVGMGLAAHWVAPTALLPDAIDWDEHHSGQRRDGIHFGLFGLIDKIARTLGVLLLGWGLAAVGYRGGTPSEAALTGFRALFGPGMGLLLLIAAGFMARYPLDRLAHQRLRDAMRTRQSGFPPIEP